The region CTCCCCTGAGCTTCTGCTGACCTCTGACCTGAacttgcccctgcccccactcctcctAGCCTCATCTGACCCTTAACTCTGCTCATAGTTAAGTCCACCATGATGATTCCTGACTCCCAGAAGCTCCTGCGCTGCGAACTGGAGTCACTCAAGAGCCAGCTACAGGCCCAGACCAAAGTAAGGCTCCTCTGCCCTGTCCTCGGAGACCTCTGGCTCTgttcccctgctccctgctcctgaCCTCTTCCCCTCAGGCTTTCGAGTTCCTAAACCACTCAGTGACCATGTTGGAGAAGGAGAGCTGCCTGCAGCAAATCAAGATCCAACAGCTTGAAGGTGAGGACTGGCCAAGGGTCAAAGTCAGGCTGGAGGCTGGTCCTGTTGGGGTCAGCTGGGTTAGCCCAAGGTGAAAGAAGTTGGGTGACTCTAGGGTCAGGGTCAGGGCCTGGCTAGGGTGGGGGCCAGGCGGGTTCAAAGCGGGGTTCAGGTGTGGTTGGCGCTCAGTCACGATCCCATCCAATCTGCAGAGGTTCTGAGTCCTCTGAGCCGCCAGACGGAGAAGGAGGGACACAAGTGGGGCGTGGAGCAGGGACGGCAGGAGCTGTATGGGGCCCTAGCGGAAGGCCTGCTGGGACTGCAGAAGACCCTGAGTGACGGCGAGGAGGTGCAGAGGGCCCGCACCACTCGCTGCCTGCAGCTGCTGGCCCAGGAGATCCGGGACAGGTGGGCACCACCAGGAGGGCAGCctggaagctgggggagggaagggaggccaggGAGCAGGAGCCAGAGGTGGGACGTGGGATGAGGCAAATGGGAGAGGCCTGGGTAAGGGGACCTGGGGGCCATGGGAGGTTTGAGGGACAAGATGGGGGGTGAGGAGGCAGTGAGAAAGTGTGGGAAGCtgggaggccagaaggcaggaggaagggggaggaagacaggaagctggagatgggctggggagggaggccaggagaTCAGGAAACTGGACATGATATGGgaagctggagggaggagagattgAGGGTGGCAGAGGCTGGGGAGTATGGGAGgtcagaggggcagaaggtgaggaGACGGAGGCCAGGCAAGGAGAGGCTGAGAGAATGGGAGGCTGGAGGTCAGGAGGTGGGGACAAGGGGCTGGGGGATTGGAGGTGGGGGAGTAGAGGTAGGAGGGGCAAGGTGGGCAGGGAGGTCGGGGGAGGGGACagatggggggggagggatgggaacATGAGAGTTGGAGGAGGCTTGAGGAGGCAGGTGGGCAAATGGGAGGCCAGAAAGCCAGGAAATAGGAGGCCAAAGGCTGAGCCAGGAATGTGGGTCTAGGCTGCATTGTCCCCTCAGCAAGAAGTTCCTGTGGGAGGAGCTGGAGCTGGTGCGGGAGGAGGTGACCTTCATCTATCAGAAGCTCCGTGAGTGCCTGGAGCCCACGGCCAGGAGGGGGGGGGTCCTTCTGCAGCTCTGGCCCCCCtgagtcccctccccccacagaggCTCAGGAGGACGAGATCACAGAGAACCTGGTGAACATCCAGAAGATGCAGAAGACACAGGTGAAGTGCCGCAAGGTGAGCATAGAGGGTGGGACCCTGTGTGAGATCTGGGGACATGGGAATCTCTGCTGGCCTCCACCGTCATACTGGAGCCAGAGGACTGGATTcagatctcagctctgccacttaactgCTGTGTGACTGTGGTCTAGTCagttcacctctctgggcctcagtgtcctcatccgTATAATGGGTATGACACGGTATCCCTACCTGAAGGAGCAGCTGCATGAACTGCATGCTAAACACTTTGAGGGCAGCCTGACATATCATCAGTGCTAAATAAGGGTCACTTTTCACCATTACTGTTATTACCATTGTTGTCTCACACACACTTCCCACCCCCTGGCCTCAGGTCCTGACCAAGATGAAGCAGCAGGGGTGTGAGACATCCAACTGGCCGGAGACTGAGGAGATGCCACCAGGAGGCAGACGCTCCTGGAGGGATGACCTCCAAAAGGAGCTGAGTGACATATGGTGATGCCCTGCTCCCACTCTAACCTCTGACTCCTGACTTTCATCTGCCTTGCCCTCCCACCAGTCAGTTCAAGCAGCGACTACCAGAACCTGGAACCCACCTGAGTCcaggcctccctctcctcccaggatGCACCTCTACCCCTGGCCCCTGGTCCCCACCGtggcccccctgccccagccctgagcAATCAGGAGCCTCCCAgcgcccccagccccccatctCCCCACAGGTCTGCTGTGCACTTGCTGCAGAACTCCTTTGATGGCTTCACCATGTCCTCAGGGGGCCTCTCCAGGGCCTCGAACCTCAGGGGTAAGGGGGGTTGAGGTGCACTCTGGGGTGTGTGGGAGGGGTCATTCTCCGGTTTCACACATGGAGGTCATGTTCAGAGGCCATATTTGGGGGGTCACATCTTTTGGGGCTTCTTCTAGGGTCCCACTAAGGATTTCCATCCTGGGGTCACTCAGCGTCCCTGGGATCTTTTTAAAGGATCCGTGGGGTAAAATTCAAGGGTCACTGAGGTCATACTTTGGTATCACGTTGGGTCACATTTAAGCAACAAAAGGGACACTGGCCCTTGATCACAGTGCCACCCAAGGGTAAACATTCAGGGTTTGTGGGTGAAAGGCCAGAATTGCACCTGTCGCTCCCGCAGGCTACAAGGGGCACCAAGGCCTGAgacctctgctcctctcctgggACTCGGACTCAGAATCAGAGCAGGATCCTTCCCAGCCACCATGCAGCAAGAGCCGCTCCTTCCCATCCAGTACGGAAGCTCCCCTGCTCTACCCCACCCTTCCTCTCCTGGCCTGCCCTCCAGTGCTGCAGTATGGACCCTCGGAGCTCCCACCCCGGGCATCTGCTCCCTGATTTCCGGCCCTGAGGTCCTCTGGACTAAGCTGGGCCCTGACCGCCCTGACCCGCTCTCTCTCCACAGCCTGAGCAGCCGGGACTGCTCTCCCTGAAGACCcctccagagagaaaataaactagCCAAGACTCTCTTCCACCTGTGGACTGTTGCTCCTGCTGCTTCCTGTGCCTGAGAATGACCACGCCCACACCCAGTTTACTTTCcggcgttgggggggggggcgtggggacCCCAGAGGCTGTTAGGATCAGGGGACATTGTGGGGCCAAATGTAATATATACCAAGGTCAGTCTGTCCAGATATGAGTATCCAGACAGGCTCTTTCACACCAGCCACCAGAGCTCCTTTCTGGGGGGCCCTGGCGCTCTAGTCTACTGCCccaaaggagaaactgaggcacagggagggagggtcGAGGTCCAGGGTCACGCTCGCACCttgccctcctcttcctctcagCGCCCCCACCGCCTAGTTCTCCCTCAACCTGCATCCTTCATTCCCTCCCACATTTGTCTTAACCCTCTCCGGCCCCCAAGAGCAACGGAGGCCCCGCCCCGGACCATGCTAATGAGACGCCGTGAGTCCCCGCCCCACGGGCTTATGCAAATAAAGCATCCGGaggccccgcccctcgccccTTCGCTGAGTCTGCGCGGCGCTGCCAGGCCGACAGCGTCTCCCATCTCTGTGTCCGCCCGCGGGGCCTGCCGTCCCGTTCGTTCGTCCTGCCGCCCTGGTGACGTCTAAGCGGAGCGGGGGCTCAGACTGTGACAGCCTCGACCCGGTGAGGGAGAGGGGCTTGGGGCGCTCCCGGCACCCCTTCTCGCGGGCTACCGACCCTCGGTCTGTCTGTCCGGCCAGGGTTCAGCTCCTGAGGGTCGGGTCCCCTGTGGGTCCGgcgcagggaggggggaggggaggcagtgaGCTGGGGCTTGAGAACCGGGCCCCGGGAGGGGAGCGTGGAGAGGGGACCCCGGGCCGGAGAAGCCAAGCGGCAGGTGGTGAGGGTGACTGTGATTGTGCGGTTGTCTTTTTGTGTCAGTGTGTGGTTGTATAACTGTAATTGTGTGGCTTTGGGGATGCCTGTGTGGtctgtgtggtgtatgtgtgacTCTCCTGTGGCTGTCATTGTGTAGCTGTCATCACGGGTGTCACTCTGAGGGTGTGTGTGGCTGTGTTGTTGTGACTGCTATCCCTGACTGTGTGGGGCCGGCTCCGTGTCTGCATGGTTGTGTGCCCATGACTGCCATTGTGTGTTCCTTCTGATGGTGTGGGGGGGCCCATTTTTATGTCTCAGTGTGTGGCTGTGATCATGCGCCTTTCTTGTGTGGCTCGGTGTGCAAATCCGTGTCATGGTCCACGTATGTGCCCTTGCGTGGCCATGTGGCTGAGCTTGTGGATGACATCGTCTTTCCTATGAGTGTCAGTGTGGATGAGACAGAGACTGTTAATGTATGTGGCTGTCACTGAGTGCCTGGTAATTGGGGGCGTGACGCCGTGACCGGTTTATGACCCCCAGTGTGTGTGGTGACTCTTTTTGATGTAACTCTCAGTGTGTTGGCAGCCCTGAGGCTATGTCCCTGATGCTGGTGGGGTGAGTGCTTGTGTGGGGCTGTGTGCCGGGCTGTGAAGTGGATGAAGGACCTCCTCTTGTGTCCctatgactgtgtgtgtgtggggggagttGTTTGATCTGTGTGGGTGTCTGTGACAGGCCATGTGCACACTGTGCCATGTGTGTGAGTGTACAGTTGTGTGTAGTGGGTGCTGGGCACCTGTCTGAATGAGCAGGCCTGTCTTGTTCACCACAAGCAAAGTGCCTAGAACCCAGCAGGCCCTGGATCCTTGTTGGTGGAATGGACAAATGCtatcccgtgtgtgtgtgtgtgtgtgtgtgtgtgtgtggtgtttgggCTGGAGGCTGTGGCTGAGTTGTGTACTCTAGGGATGCCAGCATGTGTGATTGTGTCTCTGGAAGGGTGAGGGGCCGTGGCCACATGGGCATCTGAGATCTCTGGTGACCCTCACCCCACATGTCACACTGCAGAGCAAGCTGCGTGGATGGGGCACTGGACCCAGAGTGCCTACCCtcaccttcctgggcctcagtttccacatctgtgcaATGGGGTTGACCATCCCTGCCCTGCTGGCCGCCAGGAGCGGCTGTGAGTCTGTGGGTGTGGCGGAGGCCTGTGGGAAGCCATAGGGCCCTTTCACAGGTGAGGTCAGCCTGGGAGAATGGGTCGAGCAGATGTGGCTCTGTTGGCCCCTCAGTGCTGGGGACTGAGGTTAGATcggggggagagggggcttgTTGGGAGAAGATAATCCCCTCAcgacacagagaggcagacaggctgggatgagggggagagggggaggcagctGGGCTAGAAGGAGGGCCTGGCCATCAGCCCGAGAACCAGTCAGGCGCAGCCCAtggggacaggagagagaggCCCCTGTGGGCCATGGGGGAAGGGACTCAGAGGAGGaacctggtgggggtgggggacagagagcaTGGGGTCCCTTATAAAGCACATGGGGAAAGAGAATGGGGTCTCCTAAAAACCAGTGGGGGTGAGGACCCTTCTCTGTGAGGGAGGGGTCCCATTAAACTGGAGAAGTCTCTTCCAAGGGCTATGGGGAGGTGACCTGTATGGTAAGGAGGAGAGACCCTCCTAAACGGCTTGGGGTCCGAATCTCCTATGTGGGCTGTCGGGGGAGAAGACCACTATAGAATCTCTGGGATCCCTGGCAGAGAATGAGCTGGGCTGGTTGTGTCAGGGGAGGCCGCCAATGGGCAGGATCCTGGATATTCAGAGTCATGGCCAGaaggctcagtgggtggagccaGGGCTCCTTCGTAGTAGTTCTGGGGTCTGGGGAATGGGGGGGGGTCATTGTGTGGCCAGAGACGCTACTCAGGCAGGTGACCAGAGCCTCCCCCTAGGCCCTGCCCTGGCCGTcccattccctccccacctccccaggcccgGCCTTCACCATGGCAGGAGGGAGACCCCAGTCGAAGAGGAGTTTCTCCATCATTCCCTGCTTTGTCTTCGTGGAGGTGAGGAACCCAGTAACTCTCACCGCCCCCTCCAGCCCACCCCCCCAGATTCGCTCCCAGACCCTcagcggggaggaggggtgtTCAAAAGTGACACTCCCAGAGTTCCAGGCGCGCCCTTACCACAGAACTCCAGGTTCCTCACGTACCCtcttgaacttcagtttccttggCTGTCCAATAGGCGTAATCAGAGCCCCTTTCTCCTGGGGCGGTTACGGAGGTAAGATGTGTTAATTCACGGAGGAGGTTCAGTATGATGTCCTGCCCCCAGTAAGAGTTGTACTTCTGGGAGCTGCTAGAACTTCTACTAGCAGTTTTATCTTTTCCCCTCTTGGTCTATGTCCGCAGCCCCCGCTGACCCCTCTCTCTGGTCTGAGGCCTGGCCCAGGCCTCACTCGCTCTCCCTCatcctgtctcctctctcctttccattttgctagtcccttctctttctcttctcctcctctcccttcccctcccctcccctcctgtcttctctttctgtttctgtctctttgtgtCTCCCAGGCCCCGACCATTCCcagcttctctctgtctctcctaccCTTTGTATCTCCCTCAGGCTTGATCTGTCTGTCTTGCCTCCCCATCTcggtctctctccatctctgtgtctctcaccATGGCCCCAGCTTGGACCTGacccctgtctcttctctctctgtctccctgccaTGACTGGGTGGCAGTCAGTGCTTCTGGGCATCGTGGTCCTGCTTGCTTACCGCCTGGAGTTCACGGACACCTTCCCCGTACACACCCAGGGTTTCTTCTGCTATGACAGTACCTATGCCAAGCCTTACCCAGGGCCTGAGGCTGCCAGCCGAGTGCCTCCTGCACTGATCTATGCCCTGGTCACTGCTGGGCCCACCCTCACGGTGAGACTGGGGGTAGCCTTGGTCAGACCCAGGCGGCAGGAGGGCCaggtggaggtgggtggagggttgGATTTGAAGGCCAGGAAGACCCTGCCTTGATCTTGCCCACAGATCCTGCTGGGGGAGCTGGCGCGTGCCTTTTTCCCCGCGCCACCCTCAGCCATCCCCATCATCGGGGAGAGCACCATCGTGTCTGGGGCCTGCTGCCGCTTCAGCCCCCCACTGCGGAGGCTGGTCCGCTTCCTGGGTGAGTGATGTGGCCAGGGGGTCAGCTATGCAAAGGAGATCCGGGCCAGATTCAGCCATAATAATTTTTATGGGGAAGAGAGCCTAGAACTGCCATGATGGTGCCTCATGAGGCAAAGAGGGATGTGGCTAAGGCCAGGCACAACAGAGGTTCTAGGCACAATGGTGGGGCCTAAGCCAACCATGGTGGCAACGGTCAGGGCCCCAGGCTGCTACAAGGAGAGTCTCAATGCAGAAAAGGGGGACACAGGCCCAGGCCAAACACcagtccaccccccaccccaccccaagcaggAAGCTGTGACCCCACTGCGTGGTTCCAGCCACAGTCGGTGGCCGTGATGTAGAAGGGCAGAGCTCATCCAAAATGGTGGTCCCTATGACAGAGGGCTGGAGAGATCTAGCTCTGGCTGATTGTTGAGCCAGGAAAAAAAGTGATCAACTCAGTAACAGTGAGTCCAGGGCAGGTCTAAAGCGGCCCAGAAATGCCATCAAGATGGTCCTAAGAGGTTCCCGGCATGGGCCCAATCCTGATGTCATGCTGTTGAGGTGTCCTAGCCCAACTATTTTGGGGTTCCAGGGGAGGACCCGCTCCTGGCATGGTAGTAATCCAAGGGGGACAGAAGCAAGAGGCTCAGAGTATCCTCATGGTGGTGCCAAGGGGAGAGAACCTTGGCCCAGCGATAATGGGATATGGCTTTAGGGGGATTCCCAGCTGTGCTTTAGTGATGGTCACAGGAACAAGGCGCCCAGATTGAGCCACAGGGGCTCACAGGAGGAGGGCCCCTGGGGTATCAGGGCCCAGCATGaactccctctcccaccccacccccaggggtcTACTCCTTCGGCCtcttcaccaccaccatcttcGCTAATGCGGGGCAGGTGGTGACTGGCAACCCTACGCCGCACTTCCTGTCCGTGTGCCGCCCCAACTACACGGCCCTGGGCTGCCCACCGCCTTCGCCCGACAGGCCAGGACCCGACCGCTTCGTCACCGACCAGGGTGCCTGTGCCGGCAGCCCCAGCCTGGTGGCCGCTGCGCGCCGTGCCTTCCCCTGCAAGGATGCTGCCCTATGCGCCTATGCAGTCACCTACACAGCGGTGAGCCCCAGAATAGAGGCACAAAGATGGGGGGCGGCCAGTGGGCAAGGAGGCCACTCTGGACTGGAACCTCTGATTCCTTCCCAGGGTAAACTCACACCCCGGTGCTGTGACACTGTCTCTAGGGTGGCCCCACTCCTCGGCCGGCCGTCCAGAGTTTATTGCGGTGCTCTTGACTGCCTCTTTTGGGTCTGGCCACGCCCCCTGGCCCAGGAATGCCACACCCAAAGGGGGTTGTTGGCTCCGCCCCGTGGGACCAAAACACTGTTCCTGGAGCACTGCACTCCATTCCCTGGAGCCTAGCCATGTCCCCATGATGCTATAGGTCCCTAAATATTGGCTGGGAGACTGGGTGGGTGGGCTTTCAACTCGCTTCCCCTGGACCCCTCCCTTTGTCCTTGCCCTTTCTTGATCTGGCCACGCCCCCGACTTGACCCACTGGGACTTCCTATGTCCCTAGCTTTTCCTTGGTTCCCACCTCCTGTTGCTTTGACTCCTTCCTTTATCTAGCGTCCAGGACTAGTTTCTACTCTTGTCAGTGGATCCCTGGAGTCTGGGGATTCCACACCTGGACTTCCCGGACCTGCCCCCTTGGGCCTTGACTCCACCCTCTGGTTCTGAAGCTGTGCGTAACCTAGCAAGGATCTTTCCCAATCTGTGACTGGTCCTGGGGAGACCTGGGCCCCAGATTCCGTCCACTGCTCTTTGGTGCCCTGGCCACGCCCCCATCCCTGCAAGGGCCCGCTGGGAGTTCGCGACTCCATCCCCGAACTCCTGTCCCCCTCGCTCTGTTGCCTGGAGCCTCGGGCCCCAGTGCCATTCCTCGGGATTCTGGCCACGCCCTCTGGCCGGGAAAGCAGTATCCACTTGG is a window of Zalophus californianus isolate mZalCal1 chromosome 1, mZalCal1.pri.v2, whole genome shotgun sequence DNA encoding:
- the CCDC159 gene encoding coiled-coil domain-containing protein 159 isoform X3, translated to MCLPGLLWCRFPGSQCDVRGQFPTTVCQALAQINLLNHNNPVSDLAGLPQDPDYSVPCYCSSPLPSNGCLPANGKCDKYWGSSSDKTLDYTIHWSRAPEPEIVGPAASENTVPSIDWRLERDLEPQSYGSSIFPNPDSEEQSNDQDLLKRHHNTAKKPLETNSSKVEVKSTMMIPDSQKLLRCELESLKSQLQAQTKAFEFLNHSVTMLEKESCLQQIKIQQLEEVLSPLSRQTEKEGHKWGVEQGRQELYGALAEGLLGLQKTLSDGEEVQRARTTRCLQLLAQEIRDSKKFLWEELELVREEVTFIYQKLQAQEDEITENLVNIQKMQKTQVKCRKVLTKMKQQGCETSNWPETEEMPPGGRRSWRDDLQKELSDIWSAVHLLQNSFDGFTMSSGGLSRASNLRGYKGHQGLRPLLLSWDSDSESEQDPSQPPCSKSRSFPSSTEAPLLYPTLPLLACPPVLQYGPSELPPRASAP
- the CCDC159 gene encoding coiled-coil domain-containing protein 159 isoform X2, giving the protein MSRCLPGLLWCRFPGSQCDVRGQFPTTVCQALAQINLLNHNNPVSDLAGLPQDPDYSVPCYCSSPLPSNGCLPANGKCDKYWGSSSDKTLDYTIHWSRAPEPEIVGPAASENTVPSIDWRLERDLEPQSYGSSIFPNPDSEEQSNDQDLLKRHHNTAKKPLETNSSKVEVKSTMMIPDSQKLLRCELESLKSQLQAQTKAFEFLNHSVTMLEKESCLQQIKIQQLEEVLSPLSRQTEKEGHKWGVEQGRQELYGALAEGLLGLQKTLSDGEEVQRARTTRCLQLLAQEIRDSKKFLWEELELVREEVTFIYQKLQAQEDEITENLVNIQKMQKTQVKCRKVLTKMKQQGCETSNWPETEEMPPGGRRSWRDDLQKELSDIWSAVHLLQNSFDGFTMSSGGLSRASNLRGYKGHQGLRPLLLSWDSDSESEQDPSQPPCSKSRSFPSSTEAPLLYPTLPLLACPPVLQYGPSELPPRASAP
- the CCDC159 gene encoding coiled-coil domain-containing protein 159 isoform X1 — protein: MRWCPPGIKFQRHSWGLASRSLRGEHEQVVCGSSEASLSPVGVFWMLLTTQPNAWGWDHLSSSDLAGLPQDPDYSVPCYCSSPLPSNGCLPANGKCDKYWGSSSDKTLDYTIHWSRAPEPEIVGPAASENTVPSIDWRLERDLEPQSYGSSIFPNPDSEEQSNDQDLLKRHHNTAKKPLETNSSKVEVKSTMMIPDSQKLLRCELESLKSQLQAQTKAFEFLNHSVTMLEKESCLQQIKIQQLEEVLSPLSRQTEKEGHKWGVEQGRQELYGALAEGLLGLQKTLSDGEEVQRARTTRCLQLLAQEIRDSKKFLWEELELVREEVTFIYQKLQAQEDEITENLVNIQKMQKTQVKCRKVLTKMKQQGCETSNWPETEEMPPGGRRSWRDDLQKELSDIWSAVHLLQNSFDGFTMSSGGLSRASNLRGYKGHQGLRPLLLSWDSDSESEQDPSQPPCSKSRSFPSSTEAPLLYPTLPLLACPPVLQYGPSELPPRASAP
- the CCDC159 gene encoding coiled-coil domain-containing protein 159 isoform X8, which encodes MCDLAGLPQDPDYSVPCYCSSPLPSNGCLPANGKCDKYWGSSSDKTLDYTIHWSRAPEPEIVGPAASENTVPSIDWRLERDLEPQSYGSSIFPNPDSEEQSNDQDLLKRHHNTAKKPLETNSSKVEVKSTMMIPDSQKLLRCELESLKSQLQAQTKAFEFLNHSVTMLEKESCLQQIKIQQLEEVLSPLSRQTEKEGHKWGVEQGRQELYGALAEGLLGLQKTLSDGEEVQRARTTRCLQLLAQEIRDSKKFLWEELELVREEVTFIYQKLQAQEDEITENLVNIQKMQKTQVKCRKVLTKMKQQGCETSNWPETEEMPPGGRRSWRDDLQKELSDIWSAVHLLQNSFDGFTMSSGGLSRASNLRGYKGHQGLRPLLLSWDSDSESEQDPSQPPCSKSRSFPSSTEAPLLYPTLPLLACPPVLQYGPSELPPRASAP
- the PLPPR2 gene encoding phospholipid phosphatase-related protein type 2 isoform X2 — encoded protein: MAGGRPQSKRSFSIIPCFVFVESVLLGIVVLLAYRLEFTDTFPVHTQGFFCYDSTYAKPYPGPEAASRVPPALIYALVTAGPTLTILLGELARAFFPAPPSAIPIIGESTIVSGACCRFSPPLRRLVRFLGVYSFGLFTTTIFANAGQVVTGNPTPHFLSVCRPNYTALGCPPPSPDRPGPDRFVTDQGACAGSPSLVAAARRAFPCKDAALCAYAVTYTAMYVTLVFRVKGSRLVKPSLCLALLCPAFLVGVVRVAEYRNHWSDVLAGFLTGAAIATFLVTCVVHNFQSRRPSGRRLSPWEDLGQAPTMDSPLEKNPKPAGRIRHRHGSPHPSRRTVPAVAT
- the CCDC159 gene encoding coiled-coil domain-containing protein 159 isoform X7, whose amino-acid sequence is MSRCDLAGLPQDPDYSVPCYCSSPLPSNGCLPANGKCDKYWGSSSDKTLDYTIHWSRAPEPEIVGPAASENTVPSIDWRLERDLEPQSYGSSIFPNPDSEEQSNDQDLLKRHHNTAKKPLETNSSKVEVKSTMMIPDSQKLLRCELESLKSQLQAQTKAFEFLNHSVTMLEKESCLQQIKIQQLEEVLSPLSRQTEKEGHKWGVEQGRQELYGALAEGLLGLQKTLSDGEEVQRARTTRCLQLLAQEIRDSKKFLWEELELVREEVTFIYQKLQAQEDEITENLVNIQKMQKTQVKCRKVLTKMKQQGCETSNWPETEEMPPGGRRSWRDDLQKELSDIWSAVHLLQNSFDGFTMSSGGLSRASNLRGYKGHQGLRPLLLSWDSDSESEQDPSQPPCSKSRSFPSSTEAPLLYPTLPLLACPPVLQYGPSELPPRASAP
- the CCDC159 gene encoding coiled-coil domain-containing protein 159 isoform X9 — its product is MRWCPPGIKFQRHSWGLASRSLRGEHEQVVCGSSSDKTLDYTIHWSRAPEPEIVGPAASENTVPSIDWRLERDLEPQSYGSSIFPNPDSEEQSNDQDLLKRHHNTAKKPLETNSSKVEVKSTMMIPDSQKLLRCELESLKSQLQAQTKAFEFLNHSVTMLEKESCLQQIKIQQLEEVLSPLSRQTEKEGHKWGVEQGRQELYGALAEGLLGLQKTLSDGEEVQRARTTRCLQLLAQEIRDSKKFLWEELELVREEVTFIYQKLQAQEDEITENLVNIQKMQKTQVKCRKVLTKMKQQGCETSNWPETEEMPPGGRRSWRDDLQKELSDIWSAVHLLQNSFDGFTMSSGGLSRASNLRGYKGHQGLRPLLLSWDSDSESEQDPSQPPCSKSRSFPSSTEAPLLYPTLPLLACPPVLQYGPSELPPRASAP
- the CCDC159 gene encoding coiled-coil domain-containing protein 159 isoform X4, whose amino-acid sequence is MGSSEASLSPVGVFWMLLTTQPNAWGWDHLSSSDLAGLPQDPDYSVPCYCSSPLPSNGCLPANGKCDKYWGSSSDKTLDYTIHWSRAPEPEIVGPAASENTVPSIDWRLERDLEPQSYGSSIFPNPDSEEQSNDQDLLKRHHNTAKKPLETNSSKVEVKSTMMIPDSQKLLRCELESLKSQLQAQTKAFEFLNHSVTMLEKESCLQQIKIQQLEEVLSPLSRQTEKEGHKWGVEQGRQELYGALAEGLLGLQKTLSDGEEVQRARTTRCLQLLAQEIRDSKKFLWEELELVREEVTFIYQKLQAQEDEITENLVNIQKMQKTQVKCRKVLTKMKQQGCETSNWPETEEMPPGGRRSWRDDLQKELSDIWSAVHLLQNSFDGFTMSSGGLSRASNLRGYKGHQGLRPLLLSWDSDSESEQDPSQPPCSKSRSFPSSTEAPLLYPTLPLLACPPVLQYGPSELPPRASAP
- the CCDC159 gene encoding coiled-coil domain-containing protein 159 isoform X6 codes for the protein MRWCPPGIKFQRHSWGLASRSLRGEHEQVVCGSSEASLSPVGVFWMLLTTQPNAWGWDHLSSSDLAGLPQDPDYSVPCYCSSPLPSNGCLPANGKCDKYWGSSSDKTLDYTIHWSRAPEPEIVGPAASENTVPSIDWRLERDLEPQSYGSSIFPNPDSEEQSNDQDLLKRHHNTAKKPLETNSSKVEVKSTMMIPDSQKLLRCELESLKSQLQAQTKAFEFLNHSVTMLEKESCLQQIKIQQLEEVLSPLSRQTEKEGHKWGVEQGRQELYGALAEGLLGLQKTLSDGEEVQRARTTRCLQLLAQEIRDSKKFLWEELELVREEVTFIYQKLQAQEDEITENLVNIQKMQKTQVKCRKVLTKMKQQGCETSNWPETEEMPPGGRRSWRDDLQKELSDIWSAVHLLQNSFDGFTMSSGGLSRASNLRGYKGHQGLRPLLLSWDSDSESEQDPSQPPCSKSRSFPST
- the CCDC159 gene encoding coiled-coil domain-containing protein 159 isoform X5; amino-acid sequence: MLSTWKFFQTDLPQVSIRASPDNTGMLNNGDLAGLPQDPDYSVPCYCSSPLPSNGCLPANGKCDKYWGSSSDKTLDYTIHWSRAPEPEIVGPAASENTVPSIDWRLERDLEPQSYGSSIFPNPDSEEQSNDQDLLKRHHNTAKKPLETNSSKVEVKSTMMIPDSQKLLRCELESLKSQLQAQTKAFEFLNHSVTMLEKESCLQQIKIQQLEEVLSPLSRQTEKEGHKWGVEQGRQELYGALAEGLLGLQKTLSDGEEVQRARTTRCLQLLAQEIRDSKKFLWEELELVREEVTFIYQKLQAQEDEITENLVNIQKMQKTQVKCRKVLTKMKQQGCETSNWPETEEMPPGGRRSWRDDLQKELSDIWSAVHLLQNSFDGFTMSSGGLSRASNLRGYKGHQGLRPLLLSWDSDSESEQDPSQPPCSKSRSFPSSTEAPLLYPTLPLLACPPVLQYGPSELPPRASAP